CTGTATGTGTGAGTCAGTCCACTTATCACAGAGCAAATGAAACGTGCCGATCTGAGTCCCCGtcatctctgtctcctctcctcagcaACCTCACAGCATCGTCCAGCGACGCCTGCTGGAGGGGAACATCACGCGCCTGCGCGGGGAGGCCCGCGACGCCAGCGCCCGGGTCCGCTCACCGCTGGCCGACGCCAAGGACGGCGCCGCCGACAACGACGAGCGCAGCGAGAGCACCGCCGACGACTCCACGGAGGAGAGGGAGTctctggaggagagcgagaggagccTGCGGtcggacgaggaggacgacagCAGCGAAGCGGGGGCCCGGCACGCGGCGGAGAAGCCCGAGGGCCCCGAGGACCCGGACGTCCTCGCGGCTCTGGTCGTTCAGTGCAAGGTAGAACCCTGATCTGCATCCTGCGCTCACGACTCACAGTTAGAAGCTCACAACACTTGCAAAAAAAACCCTCTGACTGAATGAGACAAGCTCCGTTAACTGGGACTTGGTTCACAACGACCATAGAGGATAACGCAACATGGATACAGCGGGAGCAATGAGGCCTGTTCCCTTTAAAACCACTGCATCAGGGATTCATTTATCACATTAATGCCTGTGTGGTCTCACATGAGACCAACAACGATGACTAATATACGCAAAAAGGTCACAGAGAAAGCGAAGCAGTGATTCAGCCTCGTACTCCGGCACCGTCTAAGGGTGCAGTGGTTACGGTGGTTCAAGGTCAGCGTGGTGGGTTTTCATGCAGTGTGAACCTAAAATAGCTCCTTGTGGTTGGGCTGGGAGCGGTGCACGGCGCCGGAGGCCCGGTGCTGTCACGACGAGTCCTCACAGGTGAAGGCCTAATCGGCGGCTCAGAGCCAACGAGCGTGTAATCACTCTGTCCACAGCTGGATAATGAGCAGCATCTGCTCGCCTGGCAAACGCTGCCTGCATCCATGTTCGCCGGTCATTATATTTTGGCCTTTTGAGCTCAGCTCAGTGCAGCAAACACTTGGCAGTCACAACTTCAGCGATCACAGGTTTTATGAGTCAGCGTTTCCTCCTATTACTCATTACACCTTAGTGGCCTTAACGTCTACTTATTAAATGCAAAGTGTTTCACACTCGCTCACTGAGCTGCTATTTTCGAGCTTCGGGGAGCGggggctttttgtttttgctgcgtGTCTGAGACAAAGGGGCAGGTTTGTGGGCTGCCTAATAAGCGGCTGTGCCTGCGAGGACAAAGGGGGCTCAGCTCCCTGCGAGCAGCGTGTGAGAGATCAGCGCACGCCTCGTGGAAACTGAGCGCGGTGGAAACATCCTCCGGTCCGGCGGATACGGTGATTCATGCAGGACACGACGGAAGCGCAGGCAGATCCACCGTGTGTAGAATCCCCGCTTTAATGACcactgatgacatcactgacaACCGGCGCGTGATGTGCGTCCTGCAGAGCTGCCATATGCTGCTCTCTGCCTTTAATTCTCTGGACAAACACGTTCCCATCTGTGTTTAATGACACGGACGTGATGAGACATCACATCTGagactgttactgttactgccCTGATCTCCACTTCCCTCTTTAGTCTGACTGGTGGTCAAACATGTGAAGTGTTACTCTGAGTTAATATTTCATGCACTTGTGACGCTTCGCTGGGTCTGAAGTGTCAGCATCCTGTCAGGAAGCGCACTCAGCAACCTGCAGTCAACTGCTTTAATGCCGCACGGAGCAGCTCAGAGTCCAGACGGAGCTGCGCCGGCGCCGCTGTGGCTGGAGCTCTGTCACACTGTGGCAGTCGAATCTCACCCTCTGTCCTCTCCACAGTGCTGCGAGACTGAGGTCAAGGCGTCCATCAACACCGGCAGCCAACACAACCACATCTCCGCCTCCTGCTGTCAGCAGCTGGGGTGAGAAGCGTCCTGCAAACACACGTCTGCACCGACACCGGCGCTGGTGAAGCGTTCAGAATAGGCTTCAAAGGGTGATCTGTCCCGATACTCACAGAACAGCAAATAGAGTCAAATGAgctctctgcaggagctgcagagtaGAAAAGGTGTGAAATGAAGTCCTCGCTTTTGAAATGATGGCAACGTGAAAGCTTCCAAAATGTCTTTGAAATCCTTTGAGTGACTTTGTAATTAAAGCCCTTTATCACATAGCGACCGAGTCAGAGACGGTCTATTTCTGTATCCGCTGCGATCGAGGCTTTGAGCGCTGACTCTCTGCGTGTTGTCAGACTAGTGCCGGGTCCGGACGGCTCACCGCGTGGAGGCAGCGGCCTAGTGACGgggctgcggctgcagctggGCAGACAGACGCTGCAGTGCTCAGCTTACGTCCAAGGTAAGAACACCTACGCCCCGGCTGGTGACACCGGAGCCTCAGACGGCTGATGATCATCAAGCTCCAGCACGTTTATCGTCACTACAGAATAGAACACGTGAGCGGTCACagttggttctggttcctcGAAGTATAAAAGCAtctgcagcacacaaacaccagctcatGTGTCTGTTAAAGGCTGAGTTGGACTTTACATCCGTATGTTACAGCTCTGAACAGCTGAACGTTCAGAGCTGAGGCAAAGGTCAGAGGCcaagtgacctctgacctttgcctCTTCGTATTTTCGCCCAGTTTGCTTTTCAGTGAAAGCATTTACATCAGCTGCTCCAATAACACTCGATTAGTCTTTCCAGGAGAAAGAAACGACACAATCGCAGTCATTCTCAGTGATACCTGCTAAAAGCGGACATGCTTGAGTCAGACTCAAAGCTTGTGACATCAGTGAGCTCAGGTTGTTAATGTTGATGAATGGAACACTTGTTTTCTTCCTAAAACTCTGCTCTTCTGCTCTTTCAGACGATGAAGCGTTTGACCTGCGCCTGGGTCTTCAGACTCTCCTGGAACTTAAAGTAAGGCCCCATTTGCTTTGCACAAGCGTCAGCACTCATCACACGCGTTAATGTGTAAAGAAGCAGCTCCAATAAGCACGAGAGGGACGGCTCATGTGCTGCCGGCTTGTTCCAGCTGCCCACGGTGCCTGAGCAAATGGCTCGTATGTGGCAAAGAGCAAATGCAATTAAAAGACAATAAAAGGAAGAAGCGCTAATGGTTTTAGCAGCAGACGTGCTGCTTCATATCTACAAATCTGATTAGTGAGGGAACTGATGCTACGAAAGCCGGAAATATGAACAAACCCTCGAGGACGTAACATTAAAAAAGGGGTTTTGTCTGATTTGACTTCTTCTGCAGGTTTCTGtatctaattattattattatttttagactAAGATGAATGCTGGTTAACCATGAACACGCTGAACAACTGGACTCTAGAGAATGATCCAGCCGATCACTGATAGAGGATGACGTTCACCCTGTCGCCGGGTCCTTGTTGGTGTCTTCTCAGTGCTGCCTGGACCTGAGTGAGCGGGTCCTGAGGCTGCGGGGCTGTGAGGACCAGCTGCCCTTCCTGAACCCTCCCAGGAGGAGCCGGTGCCGTCACGACTCCAACGAGAACCTGTGAGGCCGCGCCGACGGCGGCCGGCGCTTCTCTGGACCTCCAGCGCTCGAGGCGACGTCGGCGTCTGGACGTGGAGTCAGAACGCGGTGCAGAAGCCGAGTTTACATCGTGGTGTTCGTAGAGTTAAGACGTTCATGATGAGCCCGATCATTCTTCTAATTATCTTTATAGAATTCTAGAACCAGTTCCTCCGTTGCGCTGCTTGTGTGCGGTGGTTATAATACGTTACAGTGGACGGTTTTGTGATTTGGCTGCACGGATATTACTTTAAATCATTATGTGAGCAAACATTAATGTCATTAAGTTCAACACCAGGTCCACGTGAGCAAACAGGGGGCAGCAACTGCCGGACCTTCAGAGTCTTGGAAAGTGTTCAGACGCCAGTCATCTACAACTGCCGGTCCTCAGGACCGCTTCTCCGTCAGTCACTGCGGCCTCCGATGATCTGCTGTGGCTCCCTGAGTCCCTTCTGACCGCAAAACAGACTGGGTCCAGACAAACACGATTCCCTGTGCATGACTTTGTAAAGTTCTGCCTTTGTACAAGTCTGCATGTTGATGTAGTCTTCAAGTTGAAACTCTgaggggttgtgtgtgtgtgtgtgtgtgtgtgtgtgtgtgtgtgtgtgtgtgtgtgtgtgtgtgtgtgtgtgtgtgtgtgtgtgtgtgtgtgtgtgttttctgcctcgTTACGGCTCCAACCTCCCCGACCGGCCCACGGGCTCCGGTCTGGACCAGCTGCCTCCCTCTCGGCCCGTTTCAGGGGGTTTCACTAACCCGGCTGACTCGTGTACAGACTCTGGCTCCACACCTCCTGTTCGCTGGTCGGCCTGTGGCCGGAGCAGCGAGCTGATGGTCTCTGCCTGAGACGAGCTGACTGAAGGGCGCCGTGCTTCAGGTTGGGTCCATCCCTTTCAGGGGACCACGCATAGACCGGCTACGCTCGCTCCGATTCGATGTACTAGTGACCTTCCTACGCCGCATAAGAGAAATTAATGTCTGACAGAAATTTATTTTTGGTGTTTCTCCTCTTCTGAACAGTATTTTCTCTGCCTAATTAAATCTGTATTCTGGCTAGTTCTCGTGGTATCTGTCACTGACATTAGCGCTTTGGTGGTGGGACGGTTTTCCACGGAAGCTGGAGCAGTCTTAGGTTGATTCCCAGGCTCTGTCCCAGCAGAACCTTCCTGAACCCGGCCCCTTCGCTGGCACATGCTGCTAAATAAAGAAATCAGATGTTCCCACAGCATCATGATCCCTCTGACCATTAAAGCTTCCCTCCAAAGCATCTAAGTGCACACAGTTAAATGACACTTCATGCAGGTCTGGCTGTAACTAAGCCCTTCCTCTATTACACACATGCAGACCTGACAATTCAGACCAGGACACACCTGCACCAAACTGGCGAATAACTGACGGCACTGGTCTCGTCGATGGTGTCAGCTGAGGCTGTTTTTCAGTTCTGCTCGGTGCGACGGCTCCCTGAGCCCGCTGAGCCGGGGGCCGCGGGCAGAGCCAATTGCAGCGACATGAATTCACAAGCGCTCTAGCCCCCGTCTGCCTCGCTTTGAGGAACTGCACAAACCACAtcctgctgaggctgcagcgggTCACGCCTCTGCCAGGAAAGCACCTTTATGAACGGGTTTGCATATGGCGGTGTGATGTGCTGGTTTCCACTCAGCACTGCATCAAGCTGTCGCTGTATGTGGGCAGCGGGTCCCCTGTTGCACAGAAGCGCCCGGACCCTCGTCACAGCACGTTCACTCCCACATTAGCGGGACTGTGAGCGAGTCAGGCcacaaaaggaaagaaagactcTCATCAGAAATAACTTCACATCCTTCATCTCATCCTCCTTCATCCCTACATCTGGGGAATAGATACAAACACAGAGCCTGCGGGCTGTAACTCAGTGGGAATGCCCCACGAGGGAGCGTGAGccggggaggcagaggggaacgTGGGTCAGACCAGGCCTCATCTGACGAGTGGGAGATCCTCCAGTCAAAAAGACTGGAATGACTCACAGGGAAATTAACATGCAAATGAGGAACATTTATCGTTTTAAGCTGCTGGGTTCAGAGCAATGgtaattacaattaaaaaacaCCGTTAGAGTCGAGTCAAAATTACAACTGGGAAACTTGGATTCTCTGAAAGCACTCATTTGTTCAACTCGCTGTCGCATGCACAGTTATGGCACCACGGGCCTTAGGTGAAACCTGGATGAACGTAGAAAAGCTGTTTTAATGGACACAGAGCCAGATGTGTTGACATCTGCATGAATCTGGTGGTAGGTACTGTGGGCACAGGTCACAAACACAGCTCATATCTGTTAAATGCTcgttttcagctgttctgctcCATTCAGCAGATGAACACAGGGACTGACCCAGTGACGTTGAAGTCCGATAAACCCGTGGCTGTTCAGGCTGCCTGTCGCCTGTCATGC
Above is a window of Betta splendens chromosome 9, fBetSpl5.4, whole genome shotgun sequence DNA encoding:
- the nrip2 gene encoding nuclear receptor-interacting protein 2 isoform X1, translated to MSEAKKGELAIRDKAILHQQRRLKQATQFTHKDSADLLPLDGLKRLGTSKDLQPHSIVQRRLLEGNITRLRGEARDASARVRSPLADAKDGAADNDERSESTADDSTEERESLEESERSLRSDEEDDSSEAGARHAAEKPEGPEDPDVLAALVVQCKCCETEVKASINTGSQHNHISASCCQQLGLVPGPDGSPRGGSGLVTGLRLQLGRQTLQCSAYVQDDEAFDLRLGLQTLLELKCCLDLSERVLRLRGCEDQLPFLNPPRRSRCRHDSNENL
- the nrip2 gene encoding nuclear receptor-interacting protein 2 isoform X2; this encodes MSEAKKGELAIRDKAILHQQRRLKQATQFTHKDSADLLPLDGLKRLGTSKDLQPHSIVQRRLLEGNITRLRGEARDASARVRSPLADAKDGAADNDERSESTADDSTEERESLEESERSLRSDEEDDSSEAGARHAAEKPEGPEDPDVLAALVVQCKCCETEVKASINTGSQHNHISASCCQQLGLVPGPDGSPRGGSGLVTGLRLQLGRQTLQCSAYVQDDEAFDLRLGLQTLLELKTKMNAG